A segment of the Vagococcus hydrophili genome:
TACTTCCTGGAATTTCTGCTGAATCTTTAAGTTTTTCATTCACCGCTTTCTCAACTGCCTTACTAAATGCTGTACTGATTGACTCAATAGAACTATTACAAGTATCAGCATCAGTTAAAACTACTGCATCGATTAACTCACTTGGAAGTCCTTTTTCAGCTAATTTTTCTAATGATTGAGCTTTTAACTCTCGTCTAGTAATATCAGCTTCACGTTTTGCTAATTCATCTGCTTGATTTTTAGCTTCTGCAGCAGCTTTTTCATCAGCTGTCATTTTGGCCATTCTTTCAGCTTCTGTTTTAGCTTCCTCTAATTTAGCAGCCGATTCAGTTTCCCATTTAGCTTTGGCAGTTTCTA
Coding sequences within it:
- a CDS encoding DUF4355 domain-containing protein codes for the protein MKSNKLKLNLQLFTDGGDGGNGEPEVITFANQSELDSWKDKQLAKSLETAKAKWETESAAKLEEAKTEAERMAKMTADEKAAAEAKNQADELAKREADITRRELKAQSLEKLAEKGLPSELIDAVVLTDADTCNSSIESISTAFSKAVEKAVNEKLKDSAEIPGSIANPSGNNNPWSKDSFNLTEQGRILREDPERAKLLQQTAIK